The following are from one region of the Hymenobacter sp. YIM 151858-1 genome:
- a CDS encoding DUF4159 domain-containing protein produces MKLLLRFLLALVLVLPATAAAPPSYSFRIARLQYGGGGDWYGNKTSLPNLIRFCNQVLKTNIAPEEATVEPGSRELLQYPFVHLTGHGNVTFSDAEAKNLRRYLTSGGFLHIDDNYGLDKYIRPEMKKVFPELEFVELPFSHPIYHQKFAFPKGLPKIHEHDGKRPQGFGLIYKGRLVCFYTYECDLGNGWEDPEVYKDPVEKHEAALRMGANLLAYALTQE; encoded by the coding sequence ATGAAACTGCTACTTCGTTTTTTGCTTGCGCTGGTACTCGTGCTGCCCGCTACGGCGGCCGCGCCGCCCTCGTACAGCTTCCGGATTGCCCGCCTGCAATACGGCGGCGGTGGCGACTGGTACGGCAACAAAACCTCGTTGCCCAACCTTATCCGCTTTTGCAACCAGGTGCTGAAAACCAACATTGCGCCCGAAGAAGCTACCGTGGAGCCCGGCTCGCGCGAGCTGCTGCAGTACCCCTTTGTACACCTAACGGGCCACGGCAACGTTACCTTTTCGGATGCCGAGGCCAAAAACCTGCGCCGCTACCTAACAAGCGGCGGGTTTCTGCACATCGACGACAACTACGGGCTCGACAAGTACATCCGGCCCGAAATGAAAAAGGTGTTTCCGGAGCTGGAATTTGTGGAGCTGCCCTTTTCGCACCCCATCTACCACCAGAAATTCGCCTTCCCGAAAGGCCTGCCCAAAATTCACGAACACGATGGCAAACGCCCCCAAGGCTTTGGCCTGATCTACAAAGGCCGCCTGGTGTGCTTCTATACCTACGAGTGCGACCTGGGCAACGGCTGGGAAGACCCCGAAGTGTACAAAGACCCCGTGGAGAAACACGAAGCCGCACTGCGCATGGGCGCCAACCTGCTGGCCTATGCCCTTACGCAGGAGTAA
- a CDS encoding 1-acyl-sn-glycerol-3-phosphate acyltransferase, whose product MNSFWLAFSKFWFKLVGWRLASSIPPEIRQAMMIAAPHTSNWDFIHARAAFFLMRRNVRFTVKKEWTDIPVLGKLMMSLGALPIDRSKNNSMVEAMAELFKQYPDLIILITPEGTRKYQPRWRRGYYHAAQAANVPILLGYLDYSKKEAGVGPAVYPTGNYDADEETVKAFYRTKQGRFPEQGIR is encoded by the coding sequence ATGAACAGCTTTTGGCTGGCGTTTTCGAAGTTTTGGTTTAAGCTGGTAGGCTGGCGCTTGGCTTCCAGCATTCCGCCCGAAATCCGGCAAGCAATGATGATTGCTGCCCCGCACACCAGCAACTGGGACTTTATCCATGCCCGAGCCGCTTTTTTTCTGATGCGGCGCAACGTGCGCTTCACCGTAAAAAAGGAGTGGACGGACATACCCGTGCTGGGCAAGCTGATGATGAGCCTGGGGGCGCTGCCCATCGACCGGAGCAAGAACAACAGCATGGTGGAAGCCATGGCCGAGCTGTTCAAGCAGTACCCCGACCTGATTATCCTCATCACGCCGGAAGGCACCCGCAAATACCAGCCCCGCTGGCGCCGCGGTTACTACCACGCCGCGCAGGCCGCCAACGTGCCCATTTTGCTGGGTTACCTCGACTACAGCAAGAAGGAAGCCGGGGTAGGGCCCGCCGTGTACCCTACCGGTAACTACGATGCCGACGAAGAAACCGTCAAGGCCTTTTACCGCACCAAGCAGGGGCGTTTTCCGGAGCAGGGCATCCGGTAG
- a CDS encoding patatin-like phospholipase family protein, giving the protein MSTRKIGLALSGGAARGIAHLGMLQALSELQLPIGAMSGVSSGGLAAVFFAAGIPPREVLRLLSDTRFLRLVRPAYKRGLVNLGLLEKLFAAHLPGNQTFADLGMPVTLAATDLSSGKTVFFNEGPLVPPLLATGAVPVLCQPIEYLGHVLVDGGLLNNLPIEPLQHRPELALVGAHTNIVNTEAPISTIRHVAERTFMLAIGTNTAPRLKQCELVLQPPELRRFRVTDLRHATELYAIGYEYTLSQAAELEALLSKPAPEPDFG; this is encoded by the coding sequence TTGTCGACGCGAAAGATAGGACTGGCCTTATCGGGAGGAGCGGCCCGCGGCATTGCCCACCTGGGTATGCTGCAAGCCCTGAGCGAGCTGCAACTGCCCATTGGGGCCATGTCGGGGGTGAGTTCGGGCGGGTTGGCAGCGGTGTTTTTTGCCGCTGGCATTCCGCCGCGCGAGGTGTTGCGCCTGCTGTCCGATACCCGCTTTTTGCGCCTGGTGCGTCCGGCTTACAAGCGCGGGCTGGTAAACCTGGGCTTGCTCGAGAAGCTGTTTGCTGCTCACCTGCCCGGCAACCAAACCTTTGCCGACCTAGGGATGCCCGTAACCTTAGCGGCAACCGATTTGAGCAGCGGCAAAACCGTATTTTTCAACGAAGGCCCGCTGGTGCCGCCGCTGTTGGCCACAGGAGCGGTGCCCGTGCTATGCCAACCCATTGAGTACCTAGGGCACGTGCTGGTGGATGGGGGCTTGCTCAACAACCTGCCCATCGAGCCGCTGCAGCACCGGCCGGAGCTGGCCTTGGTAGGCGCGCACACCAACATTGTAAACACCGAGGCACCCATCAGCACCATCCGGCACGTGGCCGAGCGCACCTTTATGCTGGCCATCGGCACCAACACGGCGCCCCGGCTTAAGCAGTGCGAGCTGGTGCTGCAGCCACCGGAGCTCCGCCGGTTCAGGGTTACGGATTTGCGCCATGCCACCGAGCTGTATGCCATCGGTTACGAATACACCCTGAGCCAGGCCGCCGAACTGGAGGCCTTGCTCAGCAAACCCGCGCCCGAGCCAGATTTTGGCTAG
- a CDS encoding 16S rRNA (uracil(1498)-N(3))-methyltransferase translates to MPHTFFAPGLSGNTHTLPEDESKHAVRVLRLREGDAVELIDGAGGIYQAEVADAEAKRCQLRIVTQQQVPRRPYHVHVAVAPTKNLDRMEWLVEKATEMGIDRLSFVRCARSERRELKLERLERIAVSALKQSGQAWLPQLDELTDFAALVRTLEPATTFIAHLAEGERLSLAQVAAAGNRCCILIGPEGDFTPDEIQLALGLGIRPVALGHTRLRTETAALAACHTVHIAHELAQLPG, encoded by the coding sequence ATGCCCCATACTTTCTTCGCTCCTGGCCTTAGCGGCAATACCCATACCCTGCCCGAAGACGAAAGCAAGCACGCCGTACGGGTGCTGCGCCTGCGCGAAGGCGACGCCGTGGAGCTGATCGACGGCGCTGGCGGCATTTACCAGGCCGAAGTAGCCGACGCCGAGGCCAAACGCTGCCAGCTGCGCATAGTAACGCAACAGCAGGTGCCGCGTCGCCCCTACCACGTGCACGTAGCCGTGGCCCCCACTAAAAACCTCGACCGCATGGAGTGGCTGGTGGAAAAAGCCACGGAAATGGGCATCGATCGGCTGTCGTTTGTGCGGTGTGCCCGTTCGGAGCGGCGCGAACTGAAGCTGGAGCGCCTGGAAAGAATTGCCGTAAGCGCCCTGAAGCAATCGGGCCAGGCCTGGCTGCCGCAGCTGGATGAGCTGACCGATTTTGCCGCTTTGGTGCGCACGCTCGAGCCCGCTACCACCTTTATTGCGCACCTAGCCGAGGGCGAACGACTTTCGCTGGCGCAAGTAGCTGCTGCCGGGAACCGCTGCTGCATCCTTATCGGGCCCGAAGGCGACTTTACCCCAGACGAAATACAGCTGGCCCTAGGTCTGGGCATCCGCCCCGTGGCGTTGGGGCACACGCGCCTGCGCACCGAAACCGCCGCCCTGGCTGCTTGCCACACGGTGCACATTGCCCACGAGCTGGCTCAGTTGCCTGGGTAA
- a CDS encoding acetyl-CoA carboxylase carboxyltransferase subunit alpha — MLLDFEQPIAALEGKLREMQKLAQDSQVDVSEAVEALEAKIKALKKETYANLTRWQRVQLSRHPDRPYTLDYIEGMTEKFVELHGDRTVADDKAMVGGFAELDGRTVMFIGQQKGRNTKQRQMRNFGMPNPEGYRKALRLMKLAEKFGKPIVTLIDTPGAFPGLEAEERGQGEAIARNLKEMFMLKVPVICIIIGEGASGGALGIAIGDRVLMLENTWYSVISPESCSSILWRSWNYKEQAAEALKLTATDMLKAGLVDGIVKEPLGGAHTDTARMIETLKKTIVKTLDELEALPSDERVSQRIDKFGRMGVVVE; from the coding sequence ATGCTGCTCGATTTCGAACAACCAATTGCCGCCCTCGAAGGCAAACTCCGCGAAATGCAGAAACTGGCGCAGGATAGCCAGGTTGATGTATCGGAAGCAGTAGAGGCGCTGGAGGCCAAGATCAAGGCCCTTAAGAAAGAGACTTACGCAAACCTCACGCGCTGGCAGCGGGTTCAGCTTTCGCGCCACCCCGACCGCCCCTACACCCTCGATTATATTGAGGGCATGACGGAGAAGTTCGTGGAGCTGCACGGCGACCGTACCGTGGCCGATGATAAAGCCATGGTGGGCGGCTTTGCCGAGCTCGACGGCCGCACGGTAATGTTTATCGGCCAGCAGAAAGGCCGCAATACCAAGCAGCGCCAGATGCGCAACTTCGGCATGCCCAACCCCGAAGGCTACCGCAAAGCGCTGCGCCTGATGAAGCTGGCCGAGAAATTCGGCAAGCCCATCGTCACGCTGATCGACACGCCTGGCGCATTCCCGGGCCTGGAGGCCGAGGAGCGCGGGCAAGGCGAGGCCATTGCCCGCAACCTCAAGGAGATGTTCATGCTGAAGGTGCCGGTTATCTGCATCATCATCGGCGAGGGCGCCTCGGGTGGGGCCTTGGGCATTGCCATCGGCGACCGGGTGCTGATGCTGGAAAATACCTGGTACTCGGTGATTTCGCCGGAGTCGTGCTCGAGCATCCTGTGGCGCTCCTGGAATTACAAGGAGCAAGCGGCCGAGGCGCTCAAGCTCACGGCTACGGATATGCTCAAGGCAGGCCTCGTCGATGGCATCGTGAAAGAGCCCCTGGGTGGCGCCCACACCGACACTGCCCGCATGATCGAGACTCTGAAGAAAACGATTGTCAAAACCCTCGACGAACTCGAGGCTCTTCCCTCCGATGAGCGCGTTTCGCAGCGTATTGATAAATTCGGCCGTATGGGCGTTGTGGTAGAGTAA
- a CDS encoding S1/P1 nuclease yields MSPLQLMAWGGEGHRTVGKIAERHLSRKASRQVEQLLGNQTLADVSTWADEVRNTPEYRSTAPWHFVNLPLGLEFPAFNQELKAKTEPNAYQALNENIRLLADKKQPQEKRQIALKFVVHLVGDLHQPMHISRAEDKGGNDIQLQFRGEGTNLHRLWDSGLINVQGLAYQQMAANLQQPDDKQAKIWRRDPMEQWFFQSYQLSSKLYEEAQPGTVLEEQYYNTHIEDVRLRLSQAGIRLAEVLNEALD; encoded by the coding sequence TTGAGCCCGCTCCAGCTGATGGCCTGGGGTGGCGAAGGCCACCGCACCGTTGGCAAAATTGCCGAGCGGCACCTTTCGCGCAAGGCTTCGCGGCAGGTAGAGCAGCTGCTGGGCAACCAAACCCTGGCCGATGTTTCGACGTGGGCCGACGAAGTGCGTAACACACCCGAATACAGGAGCACGGCGCCCTGGCACTTCGTAAACCTGCCCCTGGGTCTGGAGTTTCCGGCTTTCAACCAGGAGCTTAAGGCCAAAACCGAACCCAACGCCTACCAGGCCCTCAACGAAAACATTCGGTTGCTAGCGGATAAAAAGCAGCCGCAGGAAAAGCGCCAGATTGCCCTGAAATTTGTGGTGCACCTCGTGGGCGACCTGCACCAGCCCATGCACATCAGCCGCGCCGAAGACAAGGGCGGCAACGATATACAGCTGCAGTTTCGGGGCGAAGGCACCAACCTGCACCGCCTCTGGGATAGTGGGCTGATTAACGTGCAAGGGCTGGCCTACCAGCAGATGGCCGCCAACCTGCAGCAACCCGACGATAAGCAGGCCAAAATCTGGCGCCGCGACCCCATGGAGCAGTGGTTTTTTCAATCGTACCAGCTCAGCTCGAAGCTCTATGAGGAGGCGCAGCCCGGCACCGTACTCGAAGAGCAGTACTACAACACCCACATCGAAGACGTGCGCCTGCGCCTAAGCCAAGCGGGTATTCGCCTGGCCGAAGTGCTGAACGAGGCGCTGGATTAG
- a CDS encoding OmpA family protein: protein MRLLLLLVLALGWIELHAQETSEQHVFRDLQAGYRLKYPRGWQLERKPDTNTASFYAGGAGRAAEVLASAQVAVVNQYNEAADSVWLAIRRQPQAQVLRLTEQASAAQLEVRYDYTYLEAPAPALRTHVVGRRVWRNGYEYRLEYHAAISEDHDYLPQAQQLLESLSFVAPAPPTLPVVKPVVVRQRCDDKMYGIAALRTRNGIWEDDCRTIHEFSVANPSAQPTIHRSVLPFQSYALAKGLDNCLYSVTKAPTDAPEYVYRYNPATREGAYTPWRLPAQGEENVWISAATDARGDLYFITSDGNKLVKVSPADSSVKVVWSTDPVRRAAYYTAIGFSGAGTHANFCLADNDTVYQVYSTDGSLLKIDLGSQQPAPELVRIDGLPKRGGYSDVLMQEGPGGGRELYLAGPKALYRVDLEKRQAQLVRRGVYTDLAGCNLFDVAPPTQVPPAAVAPAVPTPAAAAPPRAASWRGRILDAVTLQPLPQTRYKLRNSVGEEILVPLGADGSFAVEVEAGRSYVGQAQLGGYGVASTFYSANSGSIAEDILLQPLAVGVTLPLDNVQFQQGKAVLLPSSHAALDQLVGILTANPGIAIELQGHTDNVGDPQKNVVLSQMRAAAVKTYLVHHGIASGRIASVGFGGARPRASNAREATRRLNRRVEFRITSVQP, encoded by the coding sequence ATGAGGTTGTTGTTGTTGCTGGTTCTGGCTCTGGGCTGGATTGAGCTGCATGCGCAGGAAACCTCGGAGCAGCATGTGTTTCGGGATTTGCAAGCGGGCTACCGCCTGAAATACCCCCGCGGCTGGCAATTGGAGCGTAAGCCCGACACCAATACGGCTTCCTTTTATGCCGGCGGCGCAGGGCGGGCAGCCGAAGTGCTGGCCTCGGCGCAAGTAGCCGTTGTGAATCAGTACAACGAAGCGGCCGACTCCGTGTGGCTCGCAATCCGGCGCCAACCGCAGGCGCAGGTGTTGCGCCTAACCGAGCAGGCCAGCGCGGCCCAACTCGAAGTACGCTACGACTACACTTACTTGGAGGCTCCCGCGCCCGCTTTGCGCACCCACGTGGTTGGGCGCCGGGTGTGGCGCAACGGTTACGAGTACCGCCTCGAGTACCACGCGGCCATCAGCGAAGACCACGATTACCTGCCCCAGGCGCAGCAACTGCTCGAGTCGCTCAGCTTTGTGGCACCGGCGCCGCCCACCCTGCCTGTGGTTAAGCCGGTAGTGGTACGCCAACGCTGCGACGATAAAATGTACGGCATTGCCGCCCTGCGCACCCGCAACGGTATCTGGGAAGACGATTGCCGCACCATCCACGAGTTTTCGGTGGCCAACCCCTCGGCTCAGCCCACCATACATCGGTCGGTGCTGCCGTTTCAGTCGTACGCCTTGGCCAAAGGCCTCGATAATTGCCTGTACTCGGTAACCAAGGCGCCCACCGATGCGCCCGAGTACGTGTACCGCTACAACCCCGCCACGCGCGAAGGTGCCTACACGCCGTGGCGGCTGCCGGCGCAGGGCGAGGAGAACGTATGGATTTCGGCTGCTACCGATGCCCGCGGCGACCTGTACTTCATCACCTCCGATGGCAATAAGCTGGTAAAGGTGAGCCCGGCCGATAGCTCGGTGAAGGTGGTTTGGAGCACCGACCCCGTGCGGCGAGCCGCTTACTACACGGCCATTGGGTTTTCGGGCGCCGGCACGCACGCCAACTTCTGCCTCGCCGACAACGACACCGTATACCAGGTTTACAGCACCGATGGCTCTTTGCTGAAGATTGACCTAGGCTCGCAGCAGCCCGCACCGGAGCTTGTCCGGATCGACGGCCTGCCCAAGCGCGGCGGTTACAGCGACGTGCTGATGCAGGAGGGGCCCGGAGGCGGGCGCGAGCTTTACCTGGCCGGCCCCAAAGCCCTGTACCGCGTCGATCTGGAGAAGCGGCAGGCCCAATTGGTGCGCCGCGGCGTTTACACCGATTTGGCCGGCTGCAACTTGTTCGATGTGGCCCCGCCAACGCAGGTGCCCCCCGCGGCAGTAGCGCCCGCAGTGCCCACACCAGCAGCCGCTGCACCACCTAGGGCAGCTTCCTGGCGCGGCCGCATCCTCGACGCCGTTACCCTGCAGCCGCTGCCCCAAACCCGCTACAAGCTGCGCAACAGCGTGGGCGAGGAAATCCTTGTGCCCCTAGGTGCCGACGGCTCCTTCGCTGTTGAGGTAGAGGCCGGCCGCTCCTACGTGGGGCAGGCACAACTCGGCGGCTACGGGGTGGCTAGTACTTTTTACAGCGCCAACTCGGGCTCCATCGCCGAAGATATCCTGTTGCAGCCCCTCGCCGTGGGCGTAACGCTGCCCCTCGATAACGTGCAGTTTCAGCAAGGCAAAGCCGTGCTGCTGCCATCGTCGCACGCTGCGCTCGATCAGCTGGTTGGCATCCTGACGGCCAACCCGGGCATTGCCATAGAGCTGCAAGGCCATACCGATAACGTGGGCGACCCGCAAAAAAACGTGGTGCTAAGCCAAATGCGCGCCGCCGCCGTGAAAACCTACCTGGTGCACCACGGCATTGCCTCCGGGCGCATCGCCAGTGTGGGCTTTGGCGGAGCCAGACCCAGGGCCAGCAATGCCCGCGAGGCCACCCGCAGGCTCAATCGCCGTGTGGAATTCAGGATAACCAGCGTGCAGCCATAA
- a CDS encoding MBL fold metallo-hydrolase, translating into MNVYTLDTGLFKLDGGAMFGVVPKSLWSRQYPADENNMCTWAMRCLLVQDGNRLLLVDNGIGNKQDEKFKGHFYLHGDATLEGSLRKLGFTSSDVTDVLLTHLHFDHCGGSVVRTPDDKLQLAFPNATYWSNEAHWQWAVQPNAREKASFLKENILPIQESGHLRFIDQAAGVPEELPMLREIVFADGHTEKMMVPVLDYKGRKLAFMADLLPSTAHLPMPWVMSYDVRPLQTLVEKEATLQRAADEQWVLILEHDAHTEACTVQQTDRGVRLSETLRIADL; encoded by the coding sequence ATGAACGTCTACACCCTCGATACTGGCTTATTCAAACTGGATGGCGGCGCCATGTTTGGCGTAGTACCCAAATCGTTGTGGAGCCGGCAGTACCCCGCCGACGAAAACAATATGTGCACCTGGGCCATGCGCTGCCTGTTGGTGCAGGATGGCAACCGGCTGCTCCTCGTCGACAACGGCATTGGGAATAAGCAGGACGAGAAGTTCAAAGGGCATTTTTACCTCCACGGCGACGCTACCCTCGAAGGCTCGCTGCGGAAGCTGGGGTTCACCTCGTCCGACGTTACCGATGTGCTGCTTACGCACCTGCACTTCGACCACTGCGGCGGCTCGGTGGTGCGTACCCCCGACGACAAACTGCAGCTGGCCTTCCCGAACGCCACTTATTGGTCGAACGAAGCGCATTGGCAATGGGCCGTGCAGCCCAACGCGCGCGAAAAAGCCTCCTTTCTGAAAGAGAATATCCTGCCGATTCAGGAAAGCGGGCACCTGCGCTTTATCGATCAGGCGGCTGGGGTTCCCGAAGAGTTGCCCATGCTGCGCGAGATTGTGTTTGCCGATGGGCATACCGAAAAGATGATGGTGCCGGTGCTGGACTACAAAGGGCGTAAGCTGGCATTTATGGCTGATTTGCTGCCCTCGACCGCACACCTGCCCATGCCGTGGGTGATGAGCTACGACGTGCGCCCGCTGCAAACGCTGGTGGAAAAAGAAGCCACCTTGCAGCGCGCCGCCGACGAGCAGTGGGTGCTGATATTGGAACACGACGCCCACACCGAAGCCTGCACCGTACAGCAAACCGACCGCGGCGTGCGGCTGAGCGAAACGCTGCGCATCGCCGATCTGTAA
- a CDS encoding bifunctional transcriptional activator/DNA repair enzyme AdaA: MQAAVSSPDYQRIAQAIRYLEANFRQQPSLDEVAEAVCLSPFHFQRLFSEWAGISPKRFVQYLTADFLKSRLAEATSLAEAADAAGLSAPSRLHDLFVTLEAVTPHEFRSGGAGVRMAYGVHQTPFGPALLAATARGVCGLHLLEPDAPDATAALAALQKSWPEATLELNEAATAPLVARAFAPAAGQPLHLLVRGTNFQLKVWEALLRVPTGRLVSYQHIAQAIGQPKALQAVGSAVGANPVAVLIPCHRVIRKQGLLGEYRWGSATKKALIGFEMAQAERQAAQLQ; encoded by the coding sequence ATGCAAGCCGCCGTCAGCAGCCCCGATTACCAACGCATTGCGCAAGCTATCCGCTACCTCGAAGCGAACTTTCGGCAACAGCCCAGTCTCGATGAAGTGGCTGAGGCAGTTTGTCTTAGCCCGTTTCACTTTCAGCGCTTGTTTAGCGAGTGGGCAGGCATCAGCCCCAAGCGGTTTGTGCAGTACCTCACGGCCGATTTCCTGAAATCCCGATTGGCGGAGGCGACCAGCCTGGCCGAGGCGGCCGACGCCGCTGGCTTATCGGCCCCCTCGCGGCTGCACGACTTATTTGTGACGCTGGAAGCCGTTACGCCGCACGAGTTCCGCAGCGGCGGGGCGGGTGTGCGCATGGCGTATGGCGTGCACCAAACGCCGTTCGGGCCGGCCTTGCTGGCGGCCACAGCCAGGGGCGTGTGTGGGCTGCACCTGCTGGAACCCGATGCGCCGGACGCCACCGCGGCTTTGGCGGCGCTGCAAAAAAGCTGGCCCGAGGCTACGCTTGAGCTAAACGAGGCCGCTACCGCACCGCTGGTAGCGCGGGCCTTCGCGCCGGCCGCCGGGCAGCCCCTGCATCTGCTGGTGCGGGGTACCAATTTTCAGCTGAAAGTTTGGGAGGCCTTGCTGCGGGTACCGACCGGGCGGTTGGTCAGCTACCAGCACATTGCGCAAGCCATTGGGCAGCCCAAAGCGTTGCAGGCCGTGGGCTCGGCAGTGGGGGCCAACCCCGTGGCAGTGCTGATTCCGTGCCACCGGGTTATCCGCAAGCAAGGCCTACTGGGCGAATACCGTTGGGGCTCGGCAACTAAAAAGGCCCTTATCGGCTTTGAAATGGCGCAGGCCGAGCGCCAAGCCGCCCAACTTCAGTAG